From the genome of Acipenser ruthenus unplaced genomic scaffold, fAciRut3.2 maternal haplotype, whole genome shotgun sequence:
ccctctctctcctctccccttcccccttccccagtccaccctccctcccctcctctcccctccccccctccccctccccccctcctcctcctctcactAATGTCCTCGATCTTGATGTCTTCGGGTGTGAGAGTGAAGCTCGGCCGGGTCGGGTGCAGTTTGTCATCCTCCAGCTGTGAGGctgcagcgagagagagagagagagagagagagagagagagagagagagagagagagagagagagactgtcagTCCTGTTAGGAGAGGGACAGCAGACAGCAGAACTAGCCGCTCAGTGTGGAGCTGCTCAGAGACGCCCCACAGACACTGCGCTGGGACCAgtcccagctgctcctgtgtgaCTATGAGGGGGAacggaggggggagggaggaggagtcTCTTCATATCTTTTTAGCACACACACAGCTTGTTACTGCAGATTGGAATGGGGCAGTATGGCTACAGGTTAGTGCTGTACAGTGTAGTGATAGTTTAACATAGCATATCAGcgatggaaataacactcccattgcatagcggtgtgatccagtcctggttttactgggagtttgataatcagacacacctgagcttgttgcctagaaaGACTGGGGGggtgatcaagctggtagtaaaacctggactgggtgccgctgctgtgcaatgggagtcttgccgCGTGGTACTCACTGGTGGAGCAGCAGACGTACACCTTCATCCTGAGGCAGGTGCGGCCGTGGTGATGCGTGGGCGTGGCTACGGGAGGAACAGAGACCACGGTTACACCAGCGGCGCATTGTAAACCACGCAGCTCCAAGCAGCCAATCACAGGGCGATACAACATCTCTGTACATCTATATAAGTTAATGCATATCGTGTCTGTAAACTACACTCACAGGTCTACTTGATGCACTGTCAGTACTCCCAGAGGCAGTCACGGATACTCACAGATGTAATAGAGGCAGTCACGGATACTCACAGATGTAATACAGGCAGTCACGGATACTCACAGATGTAATACAGGCAGTCACGGATACTCACAGATGTAATACAGGCAGTCACGGATACTCACAGATGTAATACAGGCAGTCACGGATACTCACAGATGTAATAGAGGCAGTCACGGATACTCACAGATGTAATAGAGGCAGTCACGGATACTCACAGATGTAATAGTACTCGTGGCCCACGTGGAACTCATAACCCAGGGAGAAGGCGCTGTAGCGCTGGAACTTCTCCGAGAACTTGATGGGTGCGTGGGGGGCGTGGGGCCGGTTGCACTCCCAGCGCTTGAAGCCCTGGGCCGGGTCGCAGCCCCGGTAGCCCTCGCGGTTCACCATGTACAGGACGTACTGCTCCATGCGCTGAGGAGGCGTAGAGGAATTGTAATGCGGGCAGTAGATATCCAGATAGTCGTTGACATTGACCTTCACAGTGTAGCCCGCCTGTCTGAGACtgggagacacagagacacactttGTAAATGCTGAGGCAACAGAGAGAACtaccctcgggaagcaagcgaagtgtcaCAACATGAATCAAAAATACAAAGGTGTTTATTACTTCTGTGATGACGCACGTGAATCACGACATGAACTGAATATgcaagagaaaagcaataggcaattttaataaactataataataaactaacaaagCTCCCTTACGCACAGTGAAACTGCAGCAGCGGCTCTAGGATTAATTATGGCTACGAGAATCAATTTTAACATGATGCTTATCAACACAGAACCGCCCTGCACACCTTGAAAAAAATTCAGCAGCAGCTCCGAGATTGAAtgaaccatttgaatttgagttttcGTGATGATGAGCGATCTGTGTCAGTCTGGGATCGGTTAGCAAGGTGACAAAAAGGTCTTCTTTTCAGAGACGTTCCTGTTCCTTAAAAAGTAAGTATTGGGGTTCCGCTAAAAAATGCAGCGTGACGCGTccccccaggtgttgctacaactgtttaaaataacgCACCTGtcgttttttcttttcatttttaacatcctgacaggTTTTTACGCTGATAACTTTGAAgtctgcttcaaagctctttttgaAATGTCTTTGAATGAGACTGGGGGTCCGATATACCCATTCGGACCCACGTTTGACATTTTTAGTAAATTTTACAACAGTTTCCCCGAACTctgtggagtttgagaagttgccataactttgaaagaaaaaaacacacgtgctttataaaatagatacatagataggaaacttaacaacATGGTAGAATTATACACGCAGCGACTGAAagtggaggggggtgggggggggggtatagagTGAGGCTTGCAAGTGCTTTGTAGATAACCAGgtagtcaagcagaccagcgtttgggctctagtgccttcaccaGTGTTATTGAAAGTATAAGAAACTGAGTGAAGCAGAGAAAACGTTTTAGCAATTGAAATCAAAGGAAGAgaggacaccccccccccccccatacacacaGCAGGCATGCAGCGCGCACTCATGTCCACTAGATGGCAATGTTGTGTATAGAATGGTTGGGGTGCCTCTTAAAAAAGCGCAGTGACATTCCCCCCCCcaacacagtgagtgagtgagtgagagagagagattgcaaTGACCCTCAGACTCCAGAACTGTTGAACACTCAAtactgctgaatttagaaatagcAAAAGACTCTTCATAAATTCAATGCCAAACATTCACCACaggactgcccccccccccattcttccactctgcatttaccacagtttaccatgtttattaatatgcagtATAGTGTAGTATATGCCAGTATGGTGCAGTATAGTGGTAGTATTTGCAGTATAGTGTGAGCGAcagggagagatgggaggcatgtgtttttaataatgagCTGCATTCAGAGAAACCGAAGATTTTCCTGCTGTCTGATCTCGGACCATTTTTTTCCTGTGATGTTTCCCCCACGCCGCTGAGATGAAAGAgacaggagagggaggggggtcatgactatatataaacacagtcagggagagagagagagagagagagaaataaggGGACACACACCTTCTGAAATTCTCGAGTCGGTTGACCCAGTTTCCACACTCTGCCTGGCCCTGAGAAGCTGCGGATCCTGCTGGGAGAGGAGGCTCTGACAGCAGAGCGATCAGCCCAGGACGTGTGTGCCTGTCCCAGCCTGAGGGACAGCGTGAGACACTCaatagaaatgcactgttttgtgTTCATGCAAACCtgtcatttttgtacactgcagtttacctCCTTTGaaacctccctctccctccctctctcctctctctctctctctctctctctctctctatatatatattatatatatatatatataaagggaatGTAGATACACACACAAGTGAATAATTGATTAAAACCAATCAATGAAATCAATacgtttctctgagatacgaatgtaccagctttacatcattttttttttctcatttagttgatcattaatgaacatttctgtactgtggggtgttgtcgagtgattgaagaCGAGACATTTTGCGTTTGAATTGAAagcgatggtctcgaggagtcgaatgggtcaaagttcaagtatattttcctctagaggaattatcacttttatgactttaaaaaaaaaaaaaaaaaaaaagaatggctcaggatgcaaatatatgcctttatatatatatatacagtgtgtatatgtgATAGCGAGAGATGAGGAGCAGTGAGAGTCTCACAGGATGGCTGCTTCACCGTTTCCTCTTTATTGAAACAGCACCAGCTAattgggtgagagagagagagagagagagagagagagagagagagagagagagagaggagagagagagagagagagagagaggagagagagagagagagagagagagagagagagagagagagagagctcacagaAGGGCTTAGCAACCAGAAAGTTGCTGAGaggcgatggtagcacaagtgAGCGAGCATTGCAGCCTGCAGCCATCTCACCCTGTGTGTAATTGGACTCCTTTCAAGCCATCTGTTCCATTCTGTTCTAACTGTTCTTCTCGACACAGATCTATAATCTTTCGGTACGGTTGCTGCGGTATCTTTGGCAATGCGTGCTTGCCTTGTCCTGCCAGTAAAGGCCGTTAGTTTTTTGCATCCGAGAGACAGGGACGCTGAGTGCAGTACCGCATACCGCCACAAGAGGCCGCCAAAAAGCACTCTGGAGTTGGAGGGAGCGGTTTCGTTTGCAAAGGTGTGTTTGGTCTCGGTGTTCAATGCAATTCAACGCTCTGGCAAAACCGTAACTAGCAAAACCATGAGCACACCACAGCATTACATGGATTGGAAATTATACTAATAATTACAcacgcacgcaggcacgcacgcacgcgcgcgcacgcacacacgcacgcacacacacacacacacgcacgcacacacacacacacacacacacacacacacacacacacacagacacacacacacacacacacacacacacacatatatatgtacagctctggccaaaagtcttgcatcacctagaattttaggattgagaaatgattaaaaaaataaataaataaataaactatataaacatcattttgatattttaCTAGCATTAGGTAATCAAAGAAACGACACAAAAGTCTACCgtcaggaagccataatagcagtacagtcataattcatgttggatttcaaaatgtcccatttttcaatttgtcagttttgtcgtatatggaaaactacaaggcggtgtgcaattcaatatgttaacgtcacattattcagcaggtttcactcgacttcatgaagcagaatgagttcattctacacaGAGGGGGATGCAAATCTTTTAGCCAGAGCTGCAGACAGCCTATGTATTTAGTATTACCACTCAATAGCGCTCCATTCACACATATTAAAAGAGACGTTGTCTTATACACACACAGCCGTGTGCAACTGTATCTGAACACCTCCAGATGTGTCATCGATATCCTGTCTATAcacccgcctgcatgaaaacacctctgggggtgagaatttcaatctccgctcagtaatcagggatatagaaacacactcCTGTGTGAAAACggtcagaccgctctgtgctttaatcagTCTTAcaccacttctaaaaagtctcctgcgttttatcgtgtgtggctctgtgctccttttctcttcactgttttaaatgaattgcacgggTGGCCTATTAAAGGCATCCATTCAATAAGACAATCGCTAATTTGCCTATTCGGACAATTTTCTCAGATTTTCAgtcccagtggtttgatttcagacTCACagctacagaagcaatgggctgATCTAATATAtttacacactgctgtattaGTACAATTAATAGCACTCCATTCAAAAATACTGAGAGAGACTTACTAAGCTCAATGACGGATGTATCTTCTCAAAGTCTAGTCAAAATGTTACTCATTAAATTTATAAGGTTTCCTGCAGAATTTCTGAATTTGTATCAGTATTTATATACACCTCAGTACAGTACGGACAGACGGACAGAGACAGTGGTCCTGTTTCGCTAGCACACTCTGTCTGTCTGGTACAGTGGTACTGTACAACACTACAGTTCTCTCCCTccttcattccccccccccccctctctctctctctcgcaatACTACTCAAAATTCAGTTCCTGAAGCTTAAAAATAAACTCCcccacactttctctctctctctctccctacgCTCTGACTCCCCCAATCTCTCAGTACACTTCAAGCTTTAAAAAacctctcagtctctctctctctctctcctctctctctctctctctctctctctctctccgtcacACTGAAGTGAATGAATGAAATTTTCATGTCCAgagacctgagagagagagagagagagagagagagagagaggagagagagagagagagagagaggagagagagagagagaaacataaGGGaaattttcttccccaaattctgtgatttagtcccagaattccccaaaatgtgtgatacccagaagctgtcaatcctgccgggggaagacaaacacacagccagactggctggtcaatacgtggagacctgtcatagcctgaggggacagaccgtgaacacgtcacactagagagggaaaagagagagggaaggagggagggattctgtttaatatagagggttctgtttaatatagagggagggagggagggaggggggattctgtttaattgagggaggggggattctgtttaatatagagagagggaggggagggagggggtattgtttaattgagggaggaggggattctgtttaatagagggagggaggggattctgtttaatatagaggggggaaggggggtactgtttgatatagaggggaagggagggattctgtttactgtattaatatagagggaggagggatactgttagtattaagaaaaattatttgtctgtatatttgagttggttatgccatgtatgtgcttttggcaacacaattctttttattgtcatgccaataaagccaatttgaattgaaattgaattgaattgagagagagagagagagagagagagagagagagagagagaggagagagagagagagatagagagagaggagaggagagagactagcagtttctgtctgtctgcctaagagcccaaatgctggtctgcttgactcagtttagtttcaataacactgatgaaggcactagagcccaaacgctggtctgcttgactcagtttagtttcaataacactgatgaaggcactagagcccaaatgctggtctgcttgactcagtttagtttcaataacgctgatgaaggcactagagcccaaacgctggtctgcttgactcagtttagtttcaataacac
Proteins encoded in this window:
- the efna3b gene encoding ephrin-A3b, translated to MALVSTRLTFLTLITWTGLYLRVRADRHEVHWNSSNTHLRQAGYTVKVNVNDYLDIYCPHYNSSTPPQRMEQYVLYMVNREGYRGCDPAQGFKRWECNRPHAPHAPIKFSEKFQRYSAFSLGYEFHVGHEYYYISTPTHHHGRTCLRMKVYVCCSTTSQLEDDKLHPTRPSFTLTPEDIKIEDINDFNSEIPKLEKSISGSSPSREHLCATVSMLFLFALSVS